One genomic segment of Candidatus Berkiella aquae includes these proteins:
- a CDS encoding L,D-transpeptidase family protein, which translates to MIDVASQQLHHLQDKKVLKSYLISTAAKGVGEKKGSEQTPRGQHIIRAKIGANYPKKAVFVGRRFTGEIYSPELALMHPNRDWILSRILWLSGLELGKNRLQDCDTMQRYIYIHGCPDEKITGTPASHGCIRMHNDDIIELFDLIPPKTPVLIQG; encoded by the coding sequence ATCATTGATGTGGCCAGTCAGCAATTACACCATTTGCAGGATAAAAAAGTTTTAAAAAGCTATCTGATTTCTACCGCAGCCAAAGGGGTAGGCGAGAAAAAAGGTAGTGAACAAACACCTCGTGGCCAGCATATTATCCGTGCCAAAATTGGTGCAAATTATCCCAAAAAAGCGGTTTTTGTGGGTAGGCGTTTTACCGGAGAAATTTATTCCCCTGAACTTGCTTTAATGCATCCCAATCGAGATTGGATCTTATCCCGCATTTTATGGTTAAGTGGTTTAGAACTGGGTAAAAACCGTTTGCAAGATTGCGATACCATGCAGCGATATATTTACATTCATGGATGTCCTGATGAAAAAATAACAGGAACACCTGCTTCGCATGGCTGCATCCGAATGCATAACGACGATATTATCGAACTCTTTGATCTGATACCTCCTAAAACCCCTGTGTTAATACAAGGATGA
- the nagZ gene encoding beta-N-acetylhexosaminidase, giving the protein MNKATLGPILLDIEGFNLKPEDKEILQHPLVGGVIFFSRNYESPAQLAQLAREIKALRSNLLLCVDQEGGRVQRFIKGMTRLPKLRVLGEKLDSKAASLPQVLIMAEKLGYLMALEVRSLGVDLSFAPVLDLDKGVSEIIGDRAFHSQPEIVSKLAMAYIKGMAQAGMRATGKHFPGHGSVALDSHLGLPVDMSTQAEIERDMLPFSQVIQQGLSAIMPAHIVYQEIDPLPVGFSPYWLQTVLRQQLGFKGAIVSDDLSMGGAVGMGTYAQRAERALDAGCDYLLICNYRQGAVEALDSLKEVPNEMTQYRRQSLLAQGQVPHWPLLAESVEWQQASGVLNELSSYETHS; this is encoded by the coding sequence ATGAATAAAGCAACGCTTGGTCCCATCTTGTTGGATATTGAAGGATTCAATTTAAAACCAGAAGATAAAGAGATCCTGCAACATCCCTTAGTTGGTGGGGTCATATTCTTTAGCCGCAATTATGAGAGTCCTGCGCAACTAGCACAATTAGCACGTGAAATAAAAGCATTGCGCTCTAATTTATTGCTATGTGTTGATCAAGAGGGAGGGCGAGTCCAGCGTTTTATTAAAGGGATGACCCGCTTACCAAAACTACGTGTTTTAGGAGAAAAGCTAGATAGCAAAGCAGCATCATTGCCTCAAGTGCTAATAATGGCTGAAAAATTAGGCTACTTAATGGCTTTAGAGGTACGCTCGCTGGGTGTTGATTTAAGTTTTGCACCTGTATTGGATTTAGACAAAGGGGTTAGTGAGATCATCGGTGATAGAGCATTTCATTCCCAGCCCGAAATCGTGTCAAAACTTGCGATGGCTTATATTAAAGGCATGGCTCAAGCGGGGATGAGGGCAACGGGTAAGCATTTTCCAGGGCATGGCTCAGTGGCATTAGATTCTCATTTAGGATTGCCGGTAGATATGAGCACTCAAGCTGAAATTGAAAGAGACATGCTGCCGTTTAGTCAGGTTATTCAGCAGGGATTAAGCGCTATTATGCCTGCCCATATTGTTTATCAAGAAATTGATCCCCTTCCTGTTGGGTTTTCACCGTATTGGCTACAAACTGTTTTGCGCCAGCAATTAGGCTTTAAGGGTGCTATTGTTAGCGATGACTTATCTATGGGTGGGGCTGTTGGAATGGGGACGTATGCGCAGCGGGCAGAACGTGCACTTGATGCAGGTTGTGATTATTTATTAATTTGCAATTATCGCCAAGGTGCGGTTGAAGCTTTAGATTCACTCAAAGAAGTCCCCAATGAAATGACGCAATACCGACGTCAAAGTTTATTAGCGCAGGGGCAGGTCCCTCATTGGCCGCTGTTAGCAGAATCCGTAGAATGGCAGCAAGCATCAGGGGTATTAAACGAGTTATCTAGTTATGAAACTCATTCCTGA
- a CDS encoding TetR family transcriptional regulator encodes MPRKTDKRIRLIEAAKVLIHQQGFNLTTLADIAQEADVPLGNVYYYFKTKEAIGIAVIEKRAAEWSERLASWSEISDPLARLMTLVKYSLEHLEVTARFGCPIGGLCQELGKQGGALSDLAAKLLHDILQWSEEQFRALGLEDKAPGLSLNLISSVQGMFLLTHTFKDPKLAQRQCEELKAWLEMLANRKVQMPATVHTSVREEELVD; translated from the coding sequence ATGCCACGGAAAACTGATAAACGTATACGACTCATCGAAGCAGCCAAGGTTTTAATTCACCAACAAGGCTTCAACTTAACAACTCTAGCTGACATTGCTCAAGAAGCTGATGTACCGCTAGGGAATGTTTATTACTATTTCAAAACCAAAGAAGCCATTGGTATTGCTGTTATCGAGAAAAGAGCAGCTGAATGGTCAGAACGTTTAGCTTCTTGGTCTGAAATTTCAGATCCACTGGCTCGTTTAATGACATTAGTTAAATACAGCCTAGAACATTTAGAAGTCACAGCTCGTTTTGGTTGCCCAATTGGTGGCTTGTGCCAAGAATTAGGTAAGCAAGGTGGTGCATTATCCGATCTAGCTGCAAAACTACTGCATGATATTTTGCAATGGTCTGAAGAACAGTTCAGAGCATTAGGTTTAGAAGATAAAGCACCTGGCTTATCTTTAAATCTGATCTCAAGCGTTCAAGGTATGTTCTTGTTAACGCATACTTTTAAAGATCCAAAACTGGCTCAACGTCAATGTGAAGAGTTAAAAGCTTGGTTAGAAATGTTAGCAAATCGTAAGGTACAAATGCCTGCGACAGTTCACACTTCCGTCAGAGAAGAAGAATTGGTTGACTAA